From Sphingobium sp. RAC03, a single genomic window includes:
- a CDS encoding DMT family transporter, giving the protein MAWLILGIAIFTEICWALSLKWAAGVATWQASIIPIALSFLNMGLLALAMRGIPAGTAYAVWTGLGAVGVIIGGILFFGDRVNGVQMGFMALIVVGVVGTKFFASA; this is encoded by the coding sequence ATGGCGTGGCTTATCCTCGGCATCGCTATATTTACTGAAATCTGCTGGGCCTTGAGCCTCAAATGGGCCGCAGGGGTCGCCACCTGGCAGGCGTCGATCATCCCGATCGCGCTCAGCTTCCTCAACATGGGCCTCCTCGCCCTCGCCATGCGCGGCATCCCCGCAGGCACCGCCTATGCCGTCTGGACCGGCCTTGGTGCCGTAGGCGTCATCATCGGCGGCATCCTCTTCTTCGGCGACCGCGTGAACGGCGTGCAGATGGGCTTCATGGCGCTGATCGTGGTGGGCGTCGTGGGCACGAAGTTTTTCGCGAGTGCGTGA
- a CDS encoding reverse transcriptase family protein: MQNRKAIPLNQSRLFKASSPAKLAQVLGLTNNALMTLIARADDYHEFDIEKKGGGKRHVENPAAPLKAVQAKIAKFLAAIEPPDFLFCPVKGRCYVTNAASHRNNRVVRCLDIKKFFPSTPSRRVFWFFATIMKCRTDVASILTSLSTFQGRLPTGSPLSPIMAYFAYYDLWAKLDSFCRERDYVMTVYIDDVTISGTKVPSSDIWLIKKMIHGYGLRYHKEKSFIDRPAEITGVIVKGDRLSVPHRQHLKRRLARQNMLGGNGEEQALKGRLAGLDGQIKQVAMHNSRKIEEGPP, encoded by the coding sequence ATGCAGAATAGGAAGGCGATTCCGCTCAATCAGTCGAGGCTGTTCAAGGCGAGCAGCCCAGCGAAATTAGCTCAAGTGCTCGGCCTCACGAACAATGCGCTCATGACCTTGATTGCGAGGGCGGATGACTATCACGAATTCGACATCGAGAAGAAGGGGGGCGGCAAACGGCACGTCGAGAACCCAGCCGCTCCCCTGAAAGCCGTGCAGGCGAAGATCGCCAAGTTCCTCGCAGCGATCGAACCGCCGGACTTCCTCTTTTGTCCCGTCAAAGGGCGCTGCTACGTCACGAACGCGGCTTCCCATCGCAACAACCGCGTCGTTCGATGCCTCGACATCAAGAAGTTCTTCCCGAGCACGCCATCACGTCGCGTGTTCTGGTTTTTTGCGACGATCATGAAGTGTCGCACGGACGTAGCGTCGATCCTCACGTCTCTGTCGACCTTTCAAGGCAGGCTTCCCACCGGCAGCCCGCTAAGCCCGATCATGGCATACTTCGCCTATTACGACCTGTGGGCGAAGCTCGATTCGTTCTGCCGTGAACGCGATTACGTCATGACCGTCTACATTGACGACGTGACGATCTCAGGAACGAAGGTGCCGTCGTCGGACATCTGGCTCATCAAGAAGATGATCCACGGTTACGGCCTACGCTACCACAAGGAAAAGTCGTTCATTGACCGACCCGCCGAGATCACCGGTGTGATCGTGAAGGGTGATCGGCTTTCCGTTCCGCATCGGCAGCATCTGAAGCGGCGCCTTGCTCGTCAAAACATGCTTGGCGGGAACGGTGAGGAGCAGGCTCTGAAAGGCCGACTAGCGGGTTTAGACGGGCAGATTAAGCAGGTTGCGATGCACAACAGCCGCAAGATCGAGGAGGGGCCACCCTGA
- a CDS encoding helix-turn-helix transcriptional regulator codes for MLGEALRLIRVYHDLKQKEAAERVGVSTSYISEIERGTKTPTLEVIEKYSKQFDIPVSSIMFFSESLARGGSMDTARTFVAGKVLALMQFLEARAGRAHAE; via the coding sequence ATGTTAGGCGAAGCCCTAAGGCTCATTCGGGTCTACCATGACCTAAAGCAGAAAGAAGCTGCTGAGCGCGTGGGCGTTTCGACCTCCTATATCTCGGAGATCGAACGAGGCACCAAGACGCCCACGCTCGAAGTAATCGAGAAATACTCTAAGCAATTCGACATTCCCGTTTCCTCAATCATGTTCTTCTCGGAGTCGTTGGCGCGTGGTGGTTCAATGGACACCGCTCGCACGTTCGTTGCCGGGAAGGTGCTCGCTCTAATGCAATTCCTCGAAGCCCGCGCTGGCCGGGCACATGCAGAATAG
- a CDS encoding ABC-F family ATP-binding cassette domain-containing protein produces the protein MLNLNAITVRLGGRIILDRAAAALPPRSRVGLIGRNGAGKSTLMKVMIGQLDPDEGSCDMPRDTRLGYIAQEAPSGTATPFETVLEADKERAALMEEAEHTQDPDRLGHIYERLTTIDAYTAPARAARILVGLGFDEEMQGRPLDSYSGGWKMRVALASLLFSNPDLLLLDEPSNHLDLEATLWLENFLKAYRGTVVIISHERDLLNNVVDYILHLEGGKVTLYPGGYDAFERQRAERLAQLESARTKQQAEREKLQEYVARNSARASTAKQAQSRAKALARMQPIAAAIEDPTLHFGFPSPAELRPPLITMDMASVGYGDTPILKRINMRIDPDDRIALLGRNGNGKTTLARLIAAQLAPMEGEMASSPKMNVGYFTQYQVEELDVTDTPLEHMTRVMKGATPGAVRAQLGRFGFSGERAVQKVGSMSGGERARLALALITRDAPHMLILDEPTNHLDVDSREALVQALNDYSGAVVIVSHDRHMIELVADRLVLVDNGTAQPFDGSLDDYTDIILRKADGNSSSGDAPKVDRKADKKAAAEWREKQKLLKNAVNKAEREMTALAAERTRIDAALANPAKATAKTSDLMVQRAAIEKKLAAAEEVWMEAGAALEAG, from the coding sequence ATGCTTAATCTGAATGCCATCACCGTGCGCCTGGGCGGCCGCATCATCCTTGACCGTGCCGCCGCCGCGCTGCCGCCCCGGTCGCGCGTCGGCCTCATCGGCCGCAATGGCGCGGGCAAGTCCACGCTGATGAAGGTGATGATCGGCCAGCTCGACCCGGACGAGGGCAGTTGCGACATGCCGCGCGACACGCGCCTTGGCTATATCGCGCAGGAGGCGCCGTCGGGCACCGCGACCCCGTTCGAAACCGTGCTGGAGGCGGACAAGGAACGCGCCGCGCTGATGGAAGAGGCGGAGCATACGCAAGATCCCGACCGCCTCGGCCATATCTATGAGCGGCTGACGACGATCGACGCTTACACCGCCCCGGCACGCGCCGCCCGCATCCTGGTGGGCCTTGGCTTTGACGAGGAAATGCAGGGCCGCCCGCTCGACAGCTATTCGGGCGGCTGGAAGATGCGCGTGGCGCTCGCCTCGCTGCTCTTTTCCAACCCGGACCTGCTGCTGCTCGACGAGCCTTCGAACCATCTCGATCTCGAAGCAACGCTCTGGCTCGAAAATTTCCTCAAAGCCTATCGCGGCACCGTGGTCATCATCAGCCATGAACGCGACCTGCTCAACAATGTGGTCGACTATATCCTGCATCTCGAAGGCGGAAAGGTCACCCTCTATCCCGGCGGCTATGACGCCTTCGAACGGCAGCGCGCCGAACGGCTAGCCCAGCTCGAATCGGCCCGCACCAAGCAGCAGGCCGAGCGCGAGAAATTGCAGGAGTATGTCGCCCGCAACTCCGCCCGCGCCTCGACCGCGAAACAGGCCCAGTCCCGTGCCAAGGCGCTGGCCCGGATGCAGCCGATCGCAGCCGCCATCGAAGATCCGACGCTGCATTTCGGTTTCCCCAGCCCCGCGGAACTACGCCCGCCGCTCATCACCATGGACATGGCCTCGGTCGGCTATGGTGACACGCCGATCTTGAAGCGCATCAACATGCGCATCGACCCGGATGACCGGATCGCGCTGCTGGGCCGCAACGGCAATGGCAAGACGACGCTGGCCCGCCTCATCGCCGCGCAACTCGCGCCGATGGAAGGCGAAATGGCGTCCAGCCCCAAGATGAATGTCGGCTATTTCACCCAATATCAGGTGGAAGAGCTGGACGTCACCGACACCCCGCTCGAACATATGACCCGCGTCATGAAGGGCGCGACCCCCGGCGCCGTCAGGGCGCAACTCGGCCGCTTCGGCTTCTCCGGCGAGCGCGCGGTGCAGAAGGTCGGCTCCATGTCCGGTGGCGAACGCGCCCGCCTGGCGCTCGCCCTCATCACCCGCGACGCCCCGCACATGCTGATCCTCGACGAACCGACCAACCATCTCGACGTCGACAGCCGCGAAGCGCTGGTCCAGGCGCTGAACGACTATTCGGGCGCCGTGGTGATCGTCAGCCATGACCGCCACATGATCGAACTGGTCGCCGACCGGCTGGTGCTGGTCGATAATGGCACCGCCCAGCCGTTCGATGGCAGCCTTGACGATTATACCGACATCATCCTGCGCAAGGCCGACGGCAACAGCAGCAGCGGCGACGCGCCCAAGGTCGATCGCAAGGCCGATAAAAAGGCCGCCGCCGAGTGGCGCGAAAAGCAGAAGCTGCTCAAGAACGCGGTCAACAAGGCCGAACGCGAAATGACTGCACTCGCGGCCGAACGCACCCGCATCGACGCGGCGCTCGCCAACCCCGCCAAGGCGACGGCCAAGACCAGCGACCTGATGGTCCAGCGCGCGGCGATCGAAAAGAAACTCGCCGCCGCAGAGGAAGTCTGGATGGAAGCGGGCGCAGCGCTCGAAGCGGGCTAG
- a CDS encoding GNAT family N-acetyltransferase, with product MIALETRYGFPFTVRPATHDDEVALAAFFDEVSDEDRRFRFLSAVRHVSPAQLHDITAFEHHRHETVLAFEPGGATIIAAATLAADKAGDIGEVAISILPELKGKGIGWTLLDHMAQEARHWGIKKLQSIESRDNHAAISLEREMGFTARAVEGDPALMLLERCF from the coding sequence ATGATCGCGCTTGAAACCCGGTACGGCTTTCCCTTCACGGTGCGCCCGGCTACCCATGACGATGAGGTGGCACTGGCCGCCTTCTTCGACGAAGTGTCCGACGAAGACCGGCGTTTCCGCTTTCTAAGCGCGGTGCGCCATGTCAGCCCGGCGCAACTGCATGACATTACCGCCTTCGAGCATCACCGACATGAAACGGTGTTGGCATTCGAGCCGGGCGGCGCGACGATCATCGCAGCGGCGACGCTGGCGGCGGACAAGGCGGGCGACATTGGCGAAGTCGCCATTTCGATCCTGCCCGAACTCAAGGGCAAGGGGATCGGCTGGACCCTGCTCGACCATATGGCGCAGGAAGCGCGGCATTGGGGCATCAAGAAGCTCCAGTCGATCGAGAGCCGCGACAATCATGCCGCGATCTCGCTGGAGCGGGAAATGGGCTTTACCGCCCGCGCCGTCGAGGGCGACCCGGCGCTGATGTTGCTGGAGCGCTGCTTCTAG
- a CDS encoding universal stress protein translates to MKSILLHIHDDVGADSRLQAACDLARACDAHVHCVQVTPLPDLVAADVYGGAGYAPSIAAELHEIDEAYRTKMEARLGQEDIAWDWRQIDGDSVAGLLSAARLSDAIVATLPEGGRVHVSDPLPIVADLALGGRTPVLAVPQACKGFAVTGTALVAWDGSPESCAALRAAVPLLQRAQAVEIVSVEEADKAEFPSTAAPEYLARHGIKAQLHSWPRKGRAVDVALREAIGTLAADWVVMGAFGHSRWRELVFGGVTRAMLRDTRVPLLLAH, encoded by the coding sequence ATGAAATCGATCCTGCTGCATATTCATGATGATGTCGGCGCGGACAGCCGCCTGCAGGCCGCCTGCGACCTCGCCCGCGCTTGCGATGCCCATGTCCATTGCGTCCAGGTGACGCCGCTGCCCGATCTGGTCGCGGCCGACGTCTATGGCGGCGCGGGCTATGCCCCCTCGATCGCGGCCGAACTGCATGAGATTGACGAAGCCTATCGCACCAAGATGGAGGCGCGGTTGGGGCAGGAGGATATCGCCTGGGACTGGCGTCAGATCGACGGCGACAGCGTCGCGGGCCTGCTCTCCGCCGCGCGGTTGAGCGACGCGATCGTCGCGACCCTGCCCGAAGGCGGACGGGTCCATGTGTCCGATCCCTTGCCGATCGTCGCCGACTTGGCGCTGGGCGGGCGGACGCCGGTGCTGGCCGTACCGCAGGCGTGCAAGGGTTTTGCCGTCACCGGCACGGCGCTAGTCGCCTGGGACGGGTCGCCCGAATCCTGCGCCGCCCTGCGCGCTGCCGTTCCGCTGTTGCAACGGGCGCAGGCGGTGGAGATCGTGTCTGTCGAGGAAGCCGACAAGGCCGAATTTCCCTCGACCGCCGCGCCCGAATATCTCGCCCGCCACGGCATCAAGGCGCAACTGCATAGCTGGCCGCGCAAGGGCCGGGCGGTGGACGTGGCGCTGCGCGAGGCGATCGGCACGCTGGCGGCGGACTGGGTGGTCATGGGCGCATTCGGCCACAGCCGCTGGCGCGAACTGGTGTTCGGCGGCGTCACCCGCGCCATGCTGCGCGATACGCGTGTGCCCCTCTTGCTGGCGCACTGA
- a CDS encoding sensor histidine kinase produces MAVADDESDALTDAHSLEQALLGSILATIPDALIVIDMRGRIVSFSAAAQRMFQYSEADVLGENISMLMPSPDRERHDGYIGHYIDTGEKRIIGIGRLTAARRRDGSTFPIELSVGEVNDQGQRLFTGFIRDLTERQQAERRVADLQAELAHAGRVTAMGTLASALAHELNQPLTAIANYMEAGRDLLAAPGDLDRAMLGEAMDESARQALRAGEIIRSLREFIKRGETLRQPEPLRSLLAEGAALAFIGTDSRGIDMDVQVDRPVDLVLANRVQLQQVIINLVRNAVDAMQDSPARILRLTAAPADDGKVEVVVADSGPGLDPAMSRTLFTPFTTTKANGMGVGLSISQTIVEGHGGRIWATPSQWGGTAFHFTLDRADDLS; encoded by the coding sequence ATGGCTGTAGCGGATGATGAAAGCGATGCGCTGACCGACGCGCACAGTCTGGAACAGGCTTTGCTGGGGTCCATCCTGGCGACCATTCCCGATGCGCTGATCGTCATCGACATGCGCGGGCGCATCGTGTCGTTCAGTGCCGCGGCGCAGCGCATGTTCCAATATAGCGAAGCCGATGTGCTGGGCGAGAATATCTCGATGCTGATGCCCTCGCCGGATCGGGAGCGGCATGACGGCTATATCGGCCATTATATCGACACCGGCGAAAAGCGGATCATCGGCATCGGCCGCCTGACCGCCGCGCGGCGGCGCGACGGGTCCACCTTTCCCATCGAATTGTCGGTCGGGGAAGTGAATGATCAGGGCCAGCGCCTCTTCACCGGCTTCATCCGCGACCTGACCGAACGGCAGCAGGCCGAACGGCGCGTCGCCGACTTGCAGGCCGAACTCGCCCATGCCGGGCGGGTGACGGCGATGGGCACGCTCGCCTCCGCGCTGGCGCATGAACTCAACCAGCCCTTGACCGCCATCGCCAATTATATGGAGGCAGGCCGCGACCTGCTCGCCGCCCCCGGCGACCTAGACCGCGCCATGCTGGGCGAAGCGATGGACGAAAGCGCGCGCCAGGCCCTGCGCGCGGGCGAGATCATCCGCTCGCTGCGGGAATTCATCAAGCGCGGCGAAACCCTGCGCCAGCCCGAGCCGCTGCGCAGCCTGCTCGCCGAAGGGGCGGCGCTGGCCTTCATCGGCACCGACAGCCGCGGCATCGACATGGATGTGCAGGTCGACCGCCCCGTCGATCTGGTGCTGGCCAATCGCGTGCAGTTGCAGCAGGTCATCATCAACCTCGTCCGCAATGCGGTGGACGCGATGCAGGACAGCCCGGCCCGCATCCTGCGCCTCACCGCCGCGCCCGCCGACGATGGCAAGGTGGAGGTGGTCGTCGCCGACAGCGGCCCCGGCCTGGACCCCGCCATGTCGCGCACGCTCTTCACCCCCTTCACCACCACCAAGGCCAATGGTATGGGGGTCGGCCTGTCGATCAGCCAGACGATCGTCGAAGGCCATGGCGGGCGCATCTGGGCCACGCCCTCGCAATGGGGCGGCACCGCCTTTCATTTCACTTTGGACCGGGCGGACGACCTATCATGA
- the fixJ gene encoding response regulator FixJ — protein MSEPYPLYVVDDDDAIRRSLSFLLKTSGFGVQVFEGGLPFLKAAATLPQGCVLLDVRMPDIDGLEVQRELRARGIMLPVIIMTGHGDIDMAVAAMKAGASDFIEKPFEKATLLACIESARKQSIATRGVGARAQEAQARLNILTDREREVLDGLVEGLPNKTIAYDLGISPRTVEIHRANLMQKLEVRSLAEALRIAFHAVEGAPAA, from the coding sequence ATGAGCGAACCCTATCCCCTTTATGTCGTGGATGATGACGACGCGATCCGCCGCTCGCTCTCCTTCCTGCTCAAGACCAGCGGCTTTGGCGTGCAAGTCTTCGAAGGCGGACTGCCCTTCCTGAAGGCTGCTGCGACGCTGCCGCAGGGTTGCGTCCTGCTCGACGTGCGGATGCCCGACATAGACGGGCTGGAGGTGCAGCGCGAACTGCGCGCGCGCGGCATCATGCTGCCGGTCATCATCATGACCGGCCATGGCGACATCGACATGGCGGTCGCGGCGATGAAGGCGGGCGCGAGCGATTTCATCGAAAAGCCTTTCGAAAAAGCGACCCTGCTCGCCTGCATCGAATCGGCCCGCAAACAGTCAATCGCCACGCGCGGGGTCGGCGCACGGGCGCAGGAGGCGCAGGCCCGCCTCAACATCCTGACCGACCGCGAACGCGAAGTGCTGGACGGGCTGGTCGAAGGCCTACCCAACAAGACCATCGCCTATGACCTGGGCATCAGCCCCCGCACCGTCGAAATCCACCGCGCCAATTTGATGCAGAAACTGGAAGTCCGAAGCCTGGCCGAAGCTCTCCGCATCGCCTTCCACGCCGTCGAGGGGGCACCGGCGGCATAG
- a CDS encoding MarC family protein, whose translation MIELFLSAFVTLFVVIDPPGCAPIYASLTGEASAAERRAMAIRAVGIAAAILLVFALWGKQLLGVLGIELDSFRIAGGIMLFMIAMDMVFEKRTQRREDRAQKLTDEEPHVEDVSVFPMAMPMIAGPGSIATVMLLMSRAHDLTERLVVLGAVLLTLALMLGALLAAGPLMALLGRKIEAVITRLLGVLLAALAAQFVIDGLKASF comes from the coding sequence ATGATCGAATTATTCCTGTCGGCCTTCGTCACCCTGTTCGTGGTGATCGACCCGCCGGGCTGCGCGCCCATCTATGCCAGCCTGACCGGCGAAGCGAGCGCCGCCGAACGGCGCGCCATGGCGATCCGCGCGGTCGGCATCGCGGCCGCCATCCTGCTGGTCTTCGCCCTATGGGGCAAGCAACTGCTCGGCGTGCTGGGCATCGAACTCGACAGTTTCCGCATCGCGGGCGGCATCATGCTGTTCATGATCGCCATGGACATGGTCTTCGAAAAACGCACCCAGCGGCGCGAGGACCGGGCGCAGAAACTCACCGACGAAGAACCCCATGTCGAGGATGTGTCGGTCTTCCCGATGGCGATGCCGATGATCGCGGGACCAGGGTCGATCGCCACGGTGATGCTGCTAATGTCGCGCGCCCACGACCTGACCGAGCGGCTGGTCGTGCTGGGCGCGGTGCTCTTGACGCTGGCGCTCATGCTCGGCGCTTTGCTCGCCGCAGGTCCGCTGATGGCACTGCTCGGCCGCAAGATCGAAGCGGTGATCACCCGGCTGCTTGGGGTATTACTCGCCGCCCTGGCCGCCCAATTCGTAATCGACGGCCTGAAAGCGAGTTTCTAA
- the folD gene encoding bifunctional methylenetetrahydrofolate dehydrogenase/methenyltetrahydrofolate cyclohydrolase FolD: MTIGKIIDGKAYAAGLRDTVAEGVAAFAAQAGRKPGLAVVLVGEDPASSVYVRSKGKMTVAVGMESYEFKRPVSIGQDDLLDLIAELNQDDRIDGILVQLPLPDHIDEASVIAAIDPAKDVDGFHVVNAGRLATGQEALVPCTPMGCIMLLKDELGDLSGLEAVVVGRSNIVGKPMAQLLLAESCTVTIAHSRTRDLASIVHRADIVVAAVGRAEMVKGEWIKPGATVIDVGINRVTDTEDGKSRIVGDVATAEALAHVRAITPVPGGVGPMTIAVLLRNTLVAAHARAGLPKPEGL; encoded by the coding sequence ATGACCATCGGCAAGATCATCGACGGCAAGGCTTATGCGGCGGGGCTGCGCGACACGGTGGCCGAGGGTGTCGCCGCCTTCGCCGCACAGGCGGGGCGCAAGCCGGGCCTGGCCGTCGTGCTGGTGGGCGAAGACCCGGCCAGCAGCGTCTATGTCCGGTCGAAGGGCAAGATGACCGTCGCGGTCGGCATGGAAAGCTATGAATTCAAACGCCCGGTCAGCATCGGCCAGGACGACCTGCTCGACCTGATCGCCGAACTCAATCAGGACGACCGCATAGACGGCATCCTCGTTCAGTTGCCGCTCCCCGACCATATCGACGAAGCCAGCGTCATCGCCGCGATCGACCCGGCCAAGGATGTCGATGGCTTCCATGTTGTCAATGCGGGCCGTCTGGCGACGGGGCAGGAGGCGCTGGTCCCTTGCACGCCGATGGGCTGCATCATGCTGCTGAAGGATGAGCTGGGCGACCTGTCGGGGCTGGAGGCGGTCGTGGTCGGCCGCTCCAATATCGTCGGCAAGCCGATGGCGCAGTTGCTGCTTGCCGAAAGCTGCACCGTGACCATCGCCCACAGCCGCACCCGCGACCTTGCCAGCATCGTGCATCGCGCCGACATCGTCGTTGCCGCCGTTGGCCGGGCCGAAATGGTCAAGGGCGAATGGATCAAGCCCGGCGCGACGGTGATCGACGTCGGCATCAACCGCGTAACCGATACCGAGGATGGCAAGAGCCGGATCGTCGGCGACGTCGCCACTGCCGAAGCGCTCGCCCATGTCCGCGCGATCACGCCCGTCCCCGGCGGCGTCGGCCCGATGACGATCGCGGTGCTGCTGCGCAACACGCTGGTCGCCGCCCATGCCCGCGCAGGCCTGCCCAAGCCGGAGGGCTTGTGA
- a CDS encoding DUF167 family protein, which produces MTAVWSLAGDDLLLAVRLTPGAKKDAIGGGWTDEKGAAWLSARVRAVPEKGRANGALIALLAKALDWPKSAILLESGDTNRLKRLRIRDGAHAAARLTTIIDIWVQAT; this is translated from the coding sequence CTGACCGCGGTCTGGTCGCTGGCGGGCGACGATCTGCTGCTCGCCGTCCGGCTGACGCCGGGCGCTAAGAAGGATGCGATCGGCGGCGGCTGGACGGACGAGAAGGGCGCGGCCTGGCTATCAGCCCGCGTGCGCGCCGTACCCGAAAAGGGCCGCGCCAATGGCGCGCTGATCGCGCTGCTGGCCAAGGCGCTCGATTGGCCCAAAAGCGCGATTTTACTGGAATCGGGCGACACCAACCGGCTAAAGCGGCTGCGAATACGGGATGGGGCGCACGCTGCGGCGCGCCTCACCACCATCATCGACATATGGGTGCAAGCGACATGA
- a CDS encoding YggT family protein, whose translation MYELLNALNGIVYIVLEAVWWIIIVQAVLSWLIAFNVINTSNEYVRNGLYALDRMTEPLYRPVRKVLPDLGALDLSPMVVLLAVIILQGPVRENLFGALMRATI comes from the coding sequence TTGTACGAACTTCTGAACGCCCTCAACGGCATCGTCTATATCGTGCTGGAAGCGGTGTGGTGGATCATCATCGTCCAAGCGGTGCTGAGCTGGCTGATCGCCTTCAACGTCATCAACACGTCCAACGAATATGTGCGCAACGGCCTCTACGCGCTCGATCGCATGACCGAGCCGCTCTATCGCCCGGTGCGTAAGGTGCTGCCGGATCTGGGTGCGCTCGACCTGTCGCCGATGGTCGTGCTGCTCGCGGTCATCATCCTGCAGGGGCCGGTGCGCGAAAATCTGTTCGGGGCGCTGATGCGCGCGACGATCTGA
- the argB gene encoding acetylglutamate kinase, whose product MRPRMNSNHAPDPALLAKAETLVEALPYMQRYAGKTFVVKYGGHAMGDPEAARDFAEDVVLMKAVGINVVVVHGGGPQIGAMLKKLGVESEFVGGLRVTDAETAKIAEMVLAGSINKEIVGWIAGAGGRAVGISGKDGNLILCEKVLGKREADPNSGIERNVDLGFVGDPVKVDRRILDTLTQDGIIPVVAPVGIGADGHTYNVNADTMAGAIAAELGASRFFLLTDVAGVLDKDKNLLTDLDPQGIEVLQQDGTISGGMIPKLETCVRAVEGGVDAAVILDGRVPHAMLLEIFTRRGAGTLIRR is encoded by the coding sequence ATGCGCCCGCGCATGAACAGCAATCACGCCCCCGATCCCGCGCTCCTCGCCAAGGCCGAAACCCTGGTCGAAGCGCTGCCCTATATGCAGCGCTATGCGGGCAAGACCTTCGTCGTCAAATATGGCGGCCACGCCATGGGCGACCCCGAAGCCGCGCGCGACTTCGCCGAGGATGTGGTGCTGATGAAGGCGGTCGGCATCAATGTCGTCGTCGTCCATGGCGGCGGACCACAGATCGGCGCGATGCTCAAGAAATTGGGCGTCGAATCGGAGTTCGTCGGCGGCCTGCGCGTCACGGATGCTGAAACCGCCAAGATCGCCGAAATGGTGCTGGCTGGCTCCATCAACAAGGAAATCGTCGGCTGGATCGCCGGAGCAGGCGGCCGCGCTGTCGGCATCTCCGGCAAGGACGGCAACCTGATCCTGTGCGAAAAAGTGCTGGGCAAGCGCGAGGCCGACCCCAATTCGGGGATCGAGCGCAATGTCGACCTGGGCTTCGTCGGTGACCCCGTGAAGGTCGACCGCCGCATCCTCGACACGCTGACGCAGGACGGCATCATCCCCGTGGTCGCCCCCGTCGGTATCGGCGCGGACGGCCATACCTATAACGTCAATGCCGACACGATGGCGGGCGCGATCGCCGCCGAACTCGGCGCGTCGCGCTTCTTCCTGCTGACCGATGTCGCGGGCGTGCTGGACAAGGACAAGAACCTGCTGACCGACCTCGACCCGCAGGGGATCGAAGTCCTGCAACAGGATGGCACGATCAGCGGCGGTATGATCCCCAAGCTCGAAACCTGCGTCCGCGCGGTCGAGGGCGGGGTAGACGCCGCCGTCATCCTCGACGGCCGGGTGCCCCATGCAATGCTGCTGGAAATCTTCACCCGGCGCGGCGCGGGCACGCTGATCCGGCGCTAA